A single window of Gossypium hirsutum isolate 1008001.06 chromosome A10, Gossypium_hirsutum_v2.1, whole genome shotgun sequence DNA harbors:
- the LOC107897185 gene encoding probable plastidic glucose transporter 3 isoform X1, translating into MSMRGRHLDANSMYKRGTREHGFDALDKEQGPERLLNGMGKDVGVPSWKHSLRHVLVATLSSFLYGYHLGVVNETLESISRDLGFHGNTMAEGLVVSTCLGGAFVGSLFSGLIADGVGRRRALQLCALPMIIGASMSAAAKSLWAMLLGRLFVGTGMGIGPAVAALYVTEVSPAYVRGTHGSFTQIATGLGLMGSLFIGFPAKAIEGWWRICFWASVAPAAILALFMEFSVESPYWLFKRGRAADAEAEFEKLLGGPYVKSAMAELSKSDRGDEADTFKFSELLYGHHRKVVFIGSTLFALQQLSGINAVFYFSSTVFETAGVPSESANMCVGIANLLGSFVAMILMDRLGRKVLLIGSFSGMVVAMFLQITSATSLVSRGSGVYLSVGGMLLFVLTFAIGAGPVPSILLSEMFPGRVRANAVSVCMAFHWIVNFFVGLFFLRLLEQIGPLVLNSIFGAFCLLAVLFIKKNVLETKGKSLQEIEIALLPSE; encoded by the exons ATGTCAATGCGGGGTCGACACCTCGATGCTAATTCTATGTACAAGCGCGGTACCAGAGAGCATGGATTCGATGCCCTTGATAAAGAGCAAGGTCCAG AACGTTTGCTGAATGGAATGGGCAAGGATGTTGGAGTCCCTTCTTGGAAGCATTCACTCCGGCATGTACTCGTGGCAACATTATCTTCCTTCCTCTATGGTTATCATCTTGG AGTAGTTAATGAAACACTAGAAAGTATTTCACGTGACCTTGGTTTTCATGGGAATACCATGGCTGAAG GTCTGGTTGTAAGTACATGTTTAGGGGGTGCCTTTGTTGGATCGCTGTTCAGTGGTTTGATTGCAGACGGAGTTGGGCGTCGCAGGGCACTCCAGCTATGTGCTTTGCCTATGATAATTGGGGCTTCAATGAG TGCAGCAGCAAAAAGCCTTTGGGCCATGCTTCTGGGGAGGTTATTTGTGGGGACTGGAATGGGTATTGGCCCAGCTGTGGCAGCTCTTTATGTGACAGAG GTTTCTCCAGCTTATGTAAGAGGTACACATGGAAGCTTCACTCAAATTGCAACAGGCCTAGGATTGATGGGCTCTCTATTTATTGGATTCCCTGCTAAGGCAATCGAGGGTTG GTGGCGCATATGTTTCTGGGCATCTGTAGCTCCTGCTGCTATACTTGCTCTTTTTATGGAGTTTTCTGTAGAGAGTCCCTATTGGCTTTTTAAG AGAGGAAGAGCTGCTGATGCTGAAgctgagtttgaaaaacttttgggAGGACCATATGTCAAAAGTGCAATGGCTGAATTGTCAAAGTCAGACAGAGGGGATGAGGCAGATACATTCAAGTTCTCAGAGCTACTTTATGGCCATCATCGTAAAG TTGTTTTCATTGGGTCTACCCTTTTTGCTTTACAACAGCTCTCTGGTATAAATGCTGTTTTCTATTTCTCGTCAACTGTCTTTGAAACTGCTGGCGTACCTTCAGAGTCTGCAAACATGTGTGTGGGAATTGCCAATTTGTTAG GATCATTTGTTGCAATGATTTTGATGGATAGACTGGGAAGGAAGGTACTTCTCATTGGAAGCTTTTCAGGCATG GTAGTGGCAATGTTTCTTCAGATAACTTCAGCTACTTCCTTAGTCTCAAGAGGCAGTGGAGTTTATCTCTCTGTTGGAGGCATGCTTTT GTTTGTCTTGACCTTCGCTATTGGAGCTGGACCAGTCCCTAGTATCCTACTATCAGAAATGTTTCCTGGTCGGGTTAGGGCAAATGCAGTGTCAGTTTGCATGGCTTTCCATTGG ATTGTAAATTTCTTTGTCGGGCTGTTCTTTTTGCGGTTACTGGAACAGATTGGACCATTAGTCCTGAATTCAATTTTCGGTGCCTTTTGTCTGCTGGCAGTACTTTTTATAAAGAAAAATGTGTTGGAAACAAAAGGAAAATCACTTCAAGAGATTGAAATTGCACTTCTTCCATCAGAATAG
- the LOC107897185 gene encoding probable plastidic glucose transporter 3 isoform X2: MEWARMLESLLGSIHSGMYSWQHYLPSSMVIILVNETLESISRDLGFHGNTMAEGLVVSTCLGGAFVGSLFSGLIADGVGRRRALQLCALPMIIGASMSAAAKSLWAMLLGRLFVGTGMGIGPAVAALYVTEVSPAYVRGTHGSFTQIATGLGLMGSLFIGFPAKAIEGWWRICFWASVAPAAILALFMEFSVESPYWLFKRGRAADAEAEFEKLLGGPYVKSAMAELSKSDRGDEADTFKFSELLYGHHRKVVFIGSTLFALQQLSGINAVFYFSSTVFETAGVPSESANMCVGIANLLGSFVAMILMDRLGRKVLLIGSFSGMVVAMFLQITSATSLVSRGSGVYLSVGGMLLFVLTFAIGAGPVPSILLSEMFPGRVRANAVSVCMAFHWIVNFFVGLFFLRLLEQIGPLVLNSIFGAFCLLAVLFIKKNVLETKGKSLQEIEIALLPSE, translated from the exons ATGGAATGGGCAAGGATGTTGGAGTCCCTTCTTGGAAGCATTCACTCCGGCATGTACTCGTGGCAACATTATCTTCCTTCCTCTATGGTTATCATCTTGG TTAATGAAACACTAGAAAGTATTTCACGTGACCTTGGTTTTCATGGGAATACCATGGCTGAAG GTCTGGTTGTAAGTACATGTTTAGGGGGTGCCTTTGTTGGATCGCTGTTCAGTGGTTTGATTGCAGACGGAGTTGGGCGTCGCAGGGCACTCCAGCTATGTGCTTTGCCTATGATAATTGGGGCTTCAATGAG TGCAGCAGCAAAAAGCCTTTGGGCCATGCTTCTGGGGAGGTTATTTGTGGGGACTGGAATGGGTATTGGCCCAGCTGTGGCAGCTCTTTATGTGACAGAG GTTTCTCCAGCTTATGTAAGAGGTACACATGGAAGCTTCACTCAAATTGCAACAGGCCTAGGATTGATGGGCTCTCTATTTATTGGATTCCCTGCTAAGGCAATCGAGGGTTG GTGGCGCATATGTTTCTGGGCATCTGTAGCTCCTGCTGCTATACTTGCTCTTTTTATGGAGTTTTCTGTAGAGAGTCCCTATTGGCTTTTTAAG AGAGGAAGAGCTGCTGATGCTGAAgctgagtttgaaaaacttttgggAGGACCATATGTCAAAAGTGCAATGGCTGAATTGTCAAAGTCAGACAGAGGGGATGAGGCAGATACATTCAAGTTCTCAGAGCTACTTTATGGCCATCATCGTAAAG TTGTTTTCATTGGGTCTACCCTTTTTGCTTTACAACAGCTCTCTGGTATAAATGCTGTTTTCTATTTCTCGTCAACTGTCTTTGAAACTGCTGGCGTACCTTCAGAGTCTGCAAACATGTGTGTGGGAATTGCCAATTTGTTAG GATCATTTGTTGCAATGATTTTGATGGATAGACTGGGAAGGAAGGTACTTCTCATTGGAAGCTTTTCAGGCATG GTAGTGGCAATGTTTCTTCAGATAACTTCAGCTACTTCCTTAGTCTCAAGAGGCAGTGGAGTTTATCTCTCTGTTGGAGGCATGCTTTT GTTTGTCTTGACCTTCGCTATTGGAGCTGGACCAGTCCCTAGTATCCTACTATCAGAAATGTTTCCTGGTCGGGTTAGGGCAAATGCAGTGTCAGTTTGCATGGCTTTCCATTGG ATTGTAAATTTCTTTGTCGGGCTGTTCTTTTTGCGGTTACTGGAACAGATTGGACCATTAGTCCTGAATTCAATTTTCGGTGCCTTTTGTCTGCTGGCAGTACTTTTTATAAAGAAAAATGTGTTGGAAACAAAAGGAAAATCACTTCAAGAGATTGAAATTGCACTTCTTCCATCAGAATAG